In Pseudomonas sp. LRP2-20, the genomic window GCGATAGGCATTGATGCGGTTGATCTCCTCGCCCAGGTATTCCCACACCACGCGGGTGCAGGCCGGGTTGCGCCGGTCGCCGCTGGACACCCCGGCCTTCAGGCCGTTCAGGCGGGTGATGCGGCTCTTGAAGCTGGGGATGAGAATGGTCTGGCTCATCTCGTTGAAGGTAAGCGACTCGTAGTCGATGAGGAACATCCGGTCCTGCAACTGGAACGCTGCGCCCAGGTAGCGGCAGCGCACCTCGGCATGCTGGTCGGTAGCGCTGGAGCGCTCCTGGCGTTCCTGGCGCTCGAACAGGAAGCGGCCGCGCTCCTCCCACAGGTGCACCAGCGACACCAGGATGGTGCCCGGTACCGACATGCAGTTGGAATACTCGAAGTAATAACCGCAATAGCGCGACAGGTTGCCAGCGTGGTCGTGCAGCGGGCGGAACAGTTCGCTGATCGGATCGCCGGGCTGGTCGGTGACGGTCGATACGCGCGCGCCGATCAAGCGGGCGAACTGTTCGGCCGGCAGGTTCAGCTCGTAATCCTCGACACCAAAGAAATCACCGATGCGCTTGAGGTTGAAAGGCGTCGGACGGCTCTGGCCGCTCAGGTACTTGTTGAACTGCGCACGGTTGATCGAAAGCTGGCGGCAAACTTCCGAGATAGAGCGGTAGTGGCTGCAAGCCAGTTTGAGGTTGATAGCGAAATGATCGCTCATGACAGGGAACTCAGGTGAAGCGAATGACGCCATTCTAGCATCAAGTCGCACCAAATCAGAGCAACCCGCGAAATTGTAACCACTCTTGTCATGGCCAACCATGCGCCCCAACGAATAGCGGTGCGCCTGCCGTCCGCTCTTCATTCCATGCGAAGAATAAGAATCGAGGTCATTTTCCAA contains:
- a CDS encoding helix-turn-helix domain-containing protein, translating into MSDHFAINLKLACSHYRSISEVCRQLSINRAQFNKYLSGQSRPTPFNLKRIGDFFGVEDYELNLPAEQFARLIGARVSTVTDQPGDPISELFRPLHDHAGNLSRYCGYYFEYSNCMSVPGTILVSLVHLWEERGRFLFERQERQERSSATDQHAEVRCRYLGAAFQLQDRMFLIDYESLTFNEMSQTILIPSFKSRITRLNGLKAGVSSGDRRNPACTRVVWEYLGEEINRINAYRQVRLYRPDDPRIDDDVRERLSVRPLSNGLFEIE